From the genome of Fusobacterium varium, one region includes:
- the dapA_1 gene encoding Dihydrodipicolinate synthase, which translates to MKNIEIKGVIVPLLTPMNDDETINEKELRNQVNRQIESGIHALFPLGTNGEAYILSHEEKEQVLKIVVDEAKGRVPVYGGTGCISTKETIELSLKAKEIGVDVLSIITPSFAAASQDELYEHYKEVAKAVDLPIVLYNIPARTGNALAPATVEKLSKIPNIVGVKDSSGNFDNMLQYIEKTRYRKDFAVLSGNDSLILWCLLAGGRGGIAGCANVFPSTMASIYDTFIAGNLDKAREIQDSIRSFRDCFKFGNPNTIVKTAVSLLGYPVGKCRKPFCQVPEAGIEAIKKVLEENTAKGMK; encoded by the coding sequence ATGAAAAATATTGAAATAAAAGGAGTTATAGTACCTTTATTAACTCCCATGAATGATGATGAAACAATAAATGAAAAAGAATTAAGAAATCAGGTAAATCGCCAAATTGAATCAGGAATACATGCATTATTTCCTCTTGGAACAAATGGAGAAGCTTATATTTTAAGCCATGAAGAAAAAGAACAAGTCTTAAAAATAGTTGTAGACGAAGCAAAAGGAAGAGTTCCAGTTTATGGTGGAACTGGTTGTATAAGTACAAAAGAAACTATCGAATTATCTCTAAAAGCTAAAGAAATAGGAGTAGATGTTCTTTCTATTATCACACCTTCATTTGCTGCTGCATCTCAAGATGAACTTTATGAACACTACAAAGAAGTAGCCAAAGCTGTAGATCTTCCAATAGTTCTATACAATATTCCTGCAAGAACAGGGAATGCTTTAGCTCCTGCTACAGTTGAAAAATTAAGTAAAATTCCAAATATAGTTGGAGTAAAAGACAGCAGTGGAAATTTTGACAATATGCTTCAATATATAGAAAAAACAAGATATAGAAAAGATTTTGCTGTATTGTCAGGAAATGACTCTCTTATCTTATGGTGCCTTTTAGCTGGAGGAAGAGGAGGAATAGCAGGCTGTGCCAATGTTTTCCCTTCTACAATGGCTTCTATTTATGATACTTTTATAGCAGGAAATTTAGATAAAGCAAGAGAAATACAAGATAGTATCCGTTCTTTCAGAGATTGTTTTAAATTTGGAAATCCAAACACTATTGTAAAAACAGCTGTATCTTTACTTGGTTATCCTGTTGGAAAATGCAGAAAACCTTTCTGCCAAGTTCCAGAAGCTGGAATAGAAGCTATCAAAAAAGTACTTGAAGAAAATACTGCTAAAGGAATGAAATAA
- the siaT_3 gene encoding Neu5Ac permease produces MTLLDIPFFAGIVFLLYYTIVEFPRLSIRVQYVDIVTNLDKIATVICIIILLEAVRRTLGKILFIFILLFIIYDWLGMYCPGILYFKGTNMRSFTETMMLGSGGIFGTPLYTSATSLFYFILFGAFFSQCGGGQLLIDFGMKFSNKSAGGPAKAAIISSGLMGMISGSAVANVSTTGVMTIPMMKRVGYAPHQAGAIEAVASTGGQIMPPIMGVGAFIMAEMLGVPYKTVAFAAIIPALAYYGSVFFLVTFMAKKEAIDSDKEAVTIEIKDPLLERVYMIIPAIVLVIYIISGKSLMRSGMVGIFTVLLCNLFSKFYKGGKYYQTLKTTANTAIDGVKQASNIAIPTAACGIIIGVVIQSGLATRFSNIIAQIGTSHLSIALMIAMLGCMLLGMALPTVAAYLVSNILFVPVLIKLNVNPLSANMFVFYFGIMAQITPPVCLASYTAAGIAGADSLKTGFTGFMYALVAFLVPFVFVYNPELLLMGTPAEIAKATAILFFGTYLLAGAISGYMVAPLNKFNRAILFIGALCMIAPEPITDVIGLVIGIYIIASGLIKKKKVPVNA; encoded by the coding sequence ATGACTTTATTAGATATCCCATTTTTTGCAGGTATAGTCTTTCTTCTCTATTATACAATTGTTGAATTTCCTCGTCTTAGTATCAGAGTACAATATGTAGATATTGTCACTAACTTGGATAAAATAGCAACTGTCATTTGTATAATAATTTTACTTGAAGCTGTTCGTAGAACTCTTGGAAAAATACTATTCATATTTATACTTCTATTTATAATCTATGACTGGCTAGGAATGTATTGTCCAGGAATATTATATTTCAAAGGTACAAATATGAGAAGCTTTACTGAAACTATGATGCTTGGTTCTGGAGGAATTTTTGGAACACCTCTTTACACTTCTGCTACAAGTTTGTTCTATTTTATTCTGTTTGGAGCATTTTTCTCTCAATGTGGTGGAGGTCAGCTCCTTATAGATTTTGGAATGAAATTCTCTAATAAAAGTGCTGGTGGTCCAGCTAAAGCTGCTATTATTTCTTCAGGACTCATGGGAATGATTTCTGGAAGTGCTGTTGCCAATGTATCTACTACTGGTGTTATGACTATTCCTATGATGAAAAGAGTAGGATATGCCCCTCATCAAGCAGGAGCTATTGAAGCTGTTGCTTCTACAGGTGGACAGATAATGCCTCCTATTATGGGAGTTGGAGCATTTATTATGGCTGAAATGCTGGGAGTTCCATATAAAACAGTAGCTTTTGCAGCAATTATTCCAGCTCTTGCATACTATGGATCAGTATTCTTCCTTGTTACATTCATGGCTAAAAAAGAAGCTATTGACTCTGATAAAGAGGCTGTAACTATTGAAATAAAAGATCCTCTTCTTGAAAGAGTTTATATGATAATTCCAGCAATAGTTTTAGTTATATATATCATTTCAGGAAAATCATTAATGAGAAGTGGAATGGTTGGTATATTTACAGTTTTACTATGTAATTTATTCAGTAAATTTTATAAAGGTGGAAAATATTATCAAACTCTTAAAACAACAGCAAATACAGCTATAGATGGAGTTAAACAAGCTTCTAATATTGCTATTCCTACTGCTGCTTGTGGAATAATCATTGGTGTAGTAATTCAATCAGGACTTGCTACAAGATTTTCTAATATAATAGCTCAAATAGGTACATCTCACTTAAGTATAGCTCTTATGATAGCAATGCTTGGATGTATGCTTCTTGGTATGGCTCTCCCTACAGTTGCAGCTTACCTTGTATCAAATATACTTTTTGTACCTGTTTTGATAAAACTTAATGTAAATCCATTATCTGCCAATATGTTTGTATTTTACTTTGGAATAATGGCTCAAATTACTCCTCCAGTATGTCTTGCTTCTTATACAGCTGCTGGAATAGCAGGTGCTGATTCATTAAAAACAGGATTTACAGGATTTATGTATGCATTAGTTGCTTTCCTTGTTCCATTTGTATTTGTTTATAATCCAGAACTTCTTTTGATGGGAACTCCAGCTGAAATTGCTAAAGCTACAGCTATTCTTTTCTTTGGAACATACCTTCTTGCTGGGGCAATATCAGGATACATGGTAGCTCCACTTAACAAATTCAATAGGGCAATCCTATTTATTGGTGCTCTATGTATGATAGCTCCGGAACCTATAACAGATGTAATTGGTCTTGTAATTGGTATATATATCATTGCAAGTGGACTTATTAAAAAGAAAAAAGTTCCAGTAAATGCATAA
- the nadB_1 gene encoding L-aspartate oxidase gives MEYIHHEVVIAGMGLAALASAARMYELGIRDIAIYTKGYGGSPVIAAINFVLPDNPYGDTIEKYAEDMFNAGYRIANKKLVKEMAENTLNGYDLLTRWGVEFAKNPDGTTKLRHVSGHTFPRSLCSTKELIGVEIVDKLITSLKEKGIKFYEGYECVKVLSEKNKVYGITVKDKKGNLENIYSETVIAAWGGVGNLFGSSTYPMDIKGNTLSIAKKAGADLIDVEFLEYEPMVVTYPPGAVGEPCPTAMLGEGAHLLNSKGERFLLKVRPQGEAGSPKTLLNKQIWKEVNLGNGTEHGGVYVDLRHIDREILKAYPWFFNRLMDNGVDLNKQLLEVSPMAHSFSGGIKVDSNYESTVKGLYAIGEACGGIHGACRCAGNAASQAVLSGLLCGEAVVKAIADKTGEKKEFPIEYNMDKEIYNKYVPQLKEIAVKALGIYRDGKILEEAKKTISNMLKNSELNRDTETLQIAESIYFMLKAASERKESRGTHMRLDYPEESKEFEKEITI, from the coding sequence ATGGAATATATACACCATGAAGTTGTTATTGCTGGAATGGGACTGGCTGCTCTGGCCTCTGCTGCTAGAATGTATGAACTTGGTATAAGAGATATTGCAATTTATACTAAGGGCTATGGTGGAAGTCCTGTTATAGCAGCTATTAATTTTGTTTTACCAGACAATCCTTATGGAGATACTATTGAAAAATATGCTGAAGATATGTTCAATGCTGGTTATAGAATAGCTAATAAAAAACTAGTAAAAGAAATGGCAGAGAATACTCTTAATGGATATGACTTACTTACAAGATGGGGAGTAGAATTTGCTAAGAACCCAGATGGAACAACTAAATTAAGACATGTATCTGGGCATACTTTTCCAAGATCACTTTGCTCAACTAAAGAATTAATAGGAGTAGAAATTGTTGATAAATTAATAACTTCTTTAAAAGAAAAAGGAATTAAGTTTTATGAAGGATATGAATGTGTAAAAGTCTTAAGTGAAAAAAATAAAGTTTATGGAATCACTGTTAAAGACAAAAAAGGAAATCTTGAAAATATTTATTCTGAAACTGTAATAGCTGCATGGGGAGGGGTAGGAAATCTGTTTGGTTCTTCCACTTATCCAATGGATATCAAAGGAAATACTCTGTCAATAGCTAAAAAAGCTGGTGCAGATTTAATAGATGTAGAATTTTTAGAATATGAACCTATGGTTGTAACATATCCTCCTGGAGCAGTTGGGGAACCATGTCCTACTGCTATGCTTGGAGAAGGAGCTCATCTATTGAATTCTAAAGGTGAAAGATTCCTTTTAAAAGTAAGACCACAAGGAGAGGCTGGTTCGCCAAAAACATTATTAAATAAACAAATATGGAAAGAGGTTAATCTTGGAAATGGAACTGAACATGGTGGAGTTTATGTCGATTTAAGGCATATAGACAGAGAAATACTTAAAGCTTATCCTTGGTTTTTTAATCGTTTGATGGATAATGGGGTAGATCTCAATAAACAACTGCTGGAAGTAAGTCCTATGGCTCATAGTTTTTCTGGAGGAATTAAAGTTGACAGCAACTATGAATCTACTGTTAAAGGATTATATGCTATTGGTGAAGCTTGCGGTGGAATTCATGGTGCTTGTCGTTGTGCTGGAAATGCAGCCAGTCAAGCAGTTCTCTCAGGGTTACTTTGTGGAGAAGCAGTTGTTAAAGCTATAGCAGATAAAACAGGAGAAAAGAAAGAATTTCCTATTGAATATAACATGGATAAAGAAATATATAATAAATATGTTCCTCAATTAAAAGAGATAGCTGTTAAAGCTTTGGGAATATACAGAGATGGAAAAATATTGGAAGAAGCTAAAAAAACAATTTCTAATATGTTAAAAAACAGTGAATTAAATAGAGATACAGAAACTTTACAAATAGCAGAGTCTATTTATTTTATGTTAAAAGCTGCTTCTGAACGTAAAGAAAGCAGAGGAACTCATATGCGACTAGATTATCCAGAAGAATCTAAAGAATTTGAAAAAGAAATCACTATTTAA
- a CDS encoding TRAP transporter solute receptor, TAXI family — protein MAGVKLFETFGVTFDDIRSWGGSVDLLGGDAIKIYLQDGKADMTIDHVAAGQANTTELCMTKAMYFPQLSEDTLKKLAGEGFDYIDIDANTWNGQTNVIKSVGSQQVIMVHKNMDDDTAYALTKSLCEGKDELASQLAALSYFDPATAGTPAQTGVKLHPGAEKYYKEKGYLK, from the coding sequence TTGGCTGGAGTTAAACTTTTTGAAACTTTTGGTGTTACATTTGATGATATCAGATCTTGGGGTGGAAGTGTTGATTTACTAGGTGGAGATGCTATAAAAATTTATCTTCAAGATGGTAAAGCTGATATGACTATTGACCATGTTGCAGCTGGACAAGCTAATACTACTGAACTTTGTATGACTAAAGCTATGTATTTCCCTCAATTGAGTGAAGATACTCTAAAAAAACTTGCAGGTGAAGGATTTGACTATATTGATATTGATGCCAATACTTGGAATGGACAGACAAATGTTATTAAATCTGTTGGTTCTCAGCAAGTTATAATGGTTCATAAAAATATGGATGATGATACTGCTTATGCTTTAACTAAATCTCTTTGTGAAGGAAAAGATGAACTTGCTTCTCAACTTGCAGCTTTATCTTATTTCGATCCTGCAACAGCAGGAACTCCTGCACAAACTGGAGTAAAATTACATCCAGGTGCAGAAAAATATTATAAAGAAAAAGGATATTTAAAATAA